From a region of the Agrobacterium tumefaciens genome:
- the ung gene encoding uracil-DNA glycosylase → MAEAGVKLEESWKRVLSPEFASPYMQKLKDFLLAEKTAGKHIFPKGPEYFRALDLTPLDEVKVVILGQDPYHGQGQAHGLCFSVQPGVRIPPSLVNIYKELQSDLGIRPVRHGFLESWARQGVLLLNSVLTVEEARAASHQGQGWEKFTDAVIRAVNDECDHVVFLLWGSYAQKKAAFVDQAKHLVLRSPHPSPLSAHNGFFGNHHFSKANEFLASHGREPIDWQLPDVAGGEKNLL, encoded by the coding sequence ATGGCAGAAGCAGGCGTCAAACTGGAAGAAAGCTGGAAACGCGTTCTCTCGCCTGAATTTGCCAGCCCCTATATGCAGAAGCTGAAAGACTTCCTGCTCGCCGAAAAAACGGCTGGCAAACATATCTTTCCCAAAGGCCCGGAATATTTCCGGGCGCTTGATCTCACGCCGCTTGACGAGGTCAAGGTCGTCATACTCGGGCAGGACCCCTATCACGGTCAGGGACAGGCGCACGGGCTCTGTTTCTCGGTGCAGCCCGGTGTCCGTATCCCGCCGTCTCTGGTGAATATCTACAAGGAGCTGCAGAGCGATCTCGGTATTCGCCCGGTCCGTCACGGTTTTCTGGAAAGCTGGGCAAGGCAGGGCGTTCTTTTGCTCAACAGCGTTCTGACGGTTGAAGAGGCTCGCGCCGCGTCCCATCAAGGCCAGGGCTGGGAAAAGTTCACGGATGCCGTGATCCGTGCCGTCAACGACGAGTGTGATCACGTCGTTTTCCTTCTGTGGGGCTCCTACGCCCAGAAAAAAGCTGCCTTCGTAGATCAGGCGAAGCATCTGGTGCTGCGCTCACCACATCCATCGCCACTTTCTGCGCATAATGGCTTTTTCGGTAATCACCATTTCTCCAAGGCCAATGAGTTTCTTGCGTCGCATGGGCGTGAGCCGATCGATTGGCAGTTGCCCGATGTGGCAGGTGGTGAAAAAAACCTTCTTTAG
- a CDS encoding ring-cleaving dioxygenase codes for MIDQIKGLHHVTSMAASARQNNSFFTDTLGLRRVKKTVNFDAPDVYHLYYGDEVGTPGSVMTYFPFPHIARGRPGTGEVGTTLFSVPEGSLGYWQDRLSKAGVDGLKADEAFGNRRLHFAGPDGDGFALVEVRDDARPQWTGNGVGEDQAIRGFQGASLRLRDEGATAELLKFMGYQEVDRQDGVLRLGMPGGNGADFIDIETMPNISGAKLGAGSVHHIAFAVENREKQLEVRKALMDTGYQVTPVIDRDYFWAIYFRTPGGVLFEVATNEPGFDRDEDTAHLGEALKLPTQHAHLRSVLEEHLEPLGDEKEA; via the coding sequence ATGATTGACCAGATCAAAGGTTTGCACCACGTCACGTCAATGGCTGCGAGTGCGCGCCAGAACAACAGCTTCTTTACCGATACGCTTGGCCTTCGCCGGGTCAAGAAGACCGTCAACTTTGACGCGCCGGATGTCTATCACCTCTACTACGGTGACGAAGTCGGCACGCCGGGCTCGGTCATGACCTATTTCCCGTTCCCGCATATCGCTCGCGGACGTCCGGGCACCGGCGAAGTTGGTACCACGCTGTTTTCTGTTCCCGAGGGTTCACTTGGATACTGGCAGGACCGCCTTTCCAAGGCTGGTGTTGACGGCTTGAAGGCTGATGAGGCCTTCGGCAACAGGCGCCTGCATTTTGCTGGTCCTGATGGCGATGGTTTTGCCCTTGTTGAGGTTCGCGACGATGCGCGTCCACAGTGGACAGGCAACGGCGTCGGAGAAGATCAGGCAATCCGCGGTTTCCAGGGTGCCTCGCTTCGACTGCGCGATGAAGGTGCGACCGCTGAGCTGTTGAAGTTCATGGGTTATCAGGAAGTTGATCGTCAGGATGGCGTGTTGCGTCTTGGTATGCCCGGCGGCAATGGTGCGGATTTCATCGATATCGAGACCATGCCGAATATTTCCGGCGCCAAACTCGGCGCGGGCTCGGTGCATCACATCGCCTTCGCTGTCGAAAATCGCGAAAAGCAACTCGAGGTCCGTAAGGCACTGATGGACACGGGGTATCAGGTCACGCCTGTTATCGATCGCGATTACTTCTGGGCCATCTACTTCCGCACACCAGGCGGTGTGTTGTTCGAAGTGGCAACGAACGAGCCGGGTTTCGATCGTGACGAAGACACGGCCCATCTCGGTGAAGCACTGAAGTTGCCGACCCAGCACGCGCATCTGCGTTCCGTTCTGGAAGAGCATCTCGAACCGCTGGGCGACGAAAAAGAGGCATAA
- a CDS encoding transglycosylase SLT domain-containing protein, producing MRGVFAVVLLMTVLAGCATAPSQITNACAIFEQRNGIFNNWQRDAKAAEREFGVPVPVMMATIYTESSFRPYARPPRTKLLGFIPWKRQSTAYGYAQALDGTWEVYKRETGRWSASRTDFTDAIHFVGWYHAKSRRENGIALNDPYNLYLAYYSGHAGYSKGSWRNNSGVQKAARRSANMAMRYESQLQKCGYR from the coding sequence ATGCGTGGCGTATTTGCCGTTGTTCTGCTGATGACTGTTCTGGCTGGCTGCGCGACAGCGCCGTCCCAGATCACCAATGCCTGTGCAATCTTCGAGCAGCGGAACGGCATCTTCAACAACTGGCAACGAGACGCGAAAGCCGCAGAACGTGAGTTCGGTGTACCAGTCCCGGTCATGATGGCGACGATTTATACCGAATCCAGCTTCCGGCCTTATGCTCGCCCGCCACGCACCAAGCTTCTTGGCTTCATTCCGTGGAAACGCCAATCGACAGCCTACGGATACGCACAGGCACTGGATGGTACGTGGGAAGTCTACAAGCGCGAGACGGGACGCTGGTCCGCCAGCCGCACCGATTTTACCGATGCCATTCACTTTGTCGGCTGGTATCACGCCAAGAGCCGCCGTGAGAACGGCATCGCGCTGAACGATCCCTACAACCTCTACCTCGCCTATTATTCCGGTCATGCCGGCTATTCGAAGGGAAGCTGGCGCAATAATTCCGGCGTCCAGAAAGCCGCTCGCCGTTCCGCCAATATGGCGATGCGTTACGAGTCCCAACTGCAGAAATGCGGCTATCGTTGA
- a CDS encoding iron ABC transporter permease, with product MTVAALSSAEEHIPGDRSRRAVVVLVLLVCLLVVSCIVSLVTGPTGVGIKELWVYLTGGAAGLDAREKVILEAVRLPRTALGLLIGAGLAVSGAMMQGLFRNPLADPGIVGVTSGAALFAVAAISLSEGVLASVAIFFGPHFLPFMAFFGGLLNTWVLYLIATKDGATSTTTLILAGIAVAAISGALTGLMIFVADDRALRDITFWSLGSLSGSTPTKVLATLPFIVVVLAIIPFVAKGLDALILGDAAAFHMGIPVQKLKRIVILAVAAACGASVAAAGSIGFVGIVVPHLLRLAIGPSHRFLLPASALGGAALLLLADSFARTVAAPAELPIGVVTALIGAPVFLFLLLGRGGTFMRNL from the coding sequence GTGACGGTCGCCGCCTTGAGTTCAGCCGAAGAGCATATACCGGGTGACAGATCGCGACGCGCGGTCGTCGTTCTGGTTCTGCTCGTCTGTCTTCTGGTGGTCTCCTGTATCGTGTCGCTCGTGACCGGGCCGACCGGTGTCGGGATCAAGGAACTCTGGGTGTATCTGACGGGTGGTGCAGCAGGGCTCGACGCACGCGAAAAGGTCATTCTCGAAGCGGTACGATTGCCCCGCACGGCACTGGGTCTGCTGATCGGGGCGGGACTTGCCGTCTCGGGTGCGATGATGCAAGGACTTTTCCGCAATCCTCTGGCAGACCCCGGTATCGTCGGCGTCACTTCTGGTGCCGCACTTTTTGCCGTTGCAGCCATTTCGCTGAGTGAAGGCGTACTCGCCTCTGTCGCCATTTTCTTCGGCCCGCATTTCCTGCCATTCATGGCGTTTTTCGGAGGCCTCCTCAATACCTGGGTGCTTTATTTGATTGCGACCAAGGATGGTGCGACCTCCACCACAACGCTCATCCTGGCTGGTATCGCAGTTGCTGCCATCAGTGGTGCGCTGACGGGACTGATGATCTTCGTCGCCGACGATCGGGCGCTGCGTGACATCACCTTCTGGTCGCTCGGGTCGCTCAGCGGTTCGACACCGACCAAAGTGCTGGCAACCTTACCTTTTATCGTCGTCGTCCTCGCGATCATCCCCTTCGTTGCCAAGGGGCTGGATGCGCTAATCCTCGGTGATGCCGCTGCCTTCCACATGGGTATTCCGGTGCAGAAGCTGAAACGCATCGTCATTCTGGCGGTTGCGGCGGCTTGTGGCGCAAGTGTTGCCGCTGCAGGTTCTATCGGTTTCGTCGGGATCGTCGTGCCGCACCTGCTACGGTTGGCGATCGGTCCATCCCACCGTTTTCTGTTGCCAGCGTCGGCGCTTGGCGGAGCCGCGCTTCTGCTTTTGGCGGATAGTTTTGCCCGCACCGTTGCTGCACCTGCCGAACTGCCGATCGGCGTTGTGACAGCGCTTATCGGCGCCCCTGTCTTCCTCTTTCTGCTGCTTGGTCGTGGCGGCACATTCATGAGGAACCTTTGA
- a CDS encoding RidA family protein: MTFNPPSVRKPFGNYNHGLLVPPGASLLVTSGQLGIGLDDAVPADVSAQAELCFEAIKAILEDADMTFADVIRISGFVTKREDFAPYMAVRDRYTLDPKPVSTLIIVSGFTRPEFLVEVEVTAAKVV; encoded by the coding sequence ATGACTTTCAATCCGCCGTCCGTGCGCAAGCCCTTCGGCAATTACAATCATGGTCTTCTGGTGCCGCCTGGCGCGTCGCTGCTGGTCACTTCCGGGCAACTCGGCATTGGTCTGGATGATGCCGTTCCCGCTGATGTCTCGGCTCAGGCCGAACTTTGTTTCGAAGCGATCAAGGCGATCCTCGAAGACGCAGACATGACCTTTGCGGATGTCATCCGTATTTCTGGTTTTGTGACGAAGCGAGAAGATTTTGCACCCTATATGGCAGTGCGTGATCGTTATACGCTCGACCCCAAGCCGGTATCCACGCTGATCATCGTGTCGGGATTTACCCGCCCGGAGTTTCTGGTCGAAGTGGAGGTTACGGCCGCCAAGGTCGTTTGA
- a CDS encoding alpha/beta hydrolase has translation MGQDTYFHKARAGAAGQPLFIVLHGTGGDENQFFDFGSRLLPQATVVSPLGDVSEHGAARFFRRTGEGVYDMIDLQRATTKLADFVRANRDHYQAGPVIGLGFSNGANILANVLIEDPDLFDAAVLMHPLIPFAPKPAAAKPSRRVLLTAGERDPICPVPLTKSLETYLKAQGGSVETIWHPGGHEIRSNEIDAIRDFVAPYSA, from the coding sequence ATGGGCCAGGACACTTATTTTCACAAAGCTCGGGCAGGGGCTGCGGGCCAACCACTTTTTATCGTGCTGCACGGTACGGGTGGCGATGAAAACCAGTTTTTCGATTTTGGCAGTCGGCTTTTGCCACAGGCCACGGTTGTTTCGCCACTCGGAGATGTTTCCGAACATGGCGCGGCGCGCTTTTTCCGGCGAACCGGAGAGGGCGTCTACGATATGATTGACCTGCAGCGTGCGACGACCAAACTTGCTGATTTCGTAAGAGCGAACCGTGACCACTACCAGGCCGGACCGGTCATCGGTCTCGGATTTTCGAATGGTGCGAACATTCTTGCCAATGTGCTGATTGAAGACCCCGATCTCTTCGATGCTGCGGTTTTGATGCATCCGCTGATCCCGTTCGCGCCAAAACCGGCTGCCGCCAAACCATCACGTCGGGTACTACTGACAGCCGGCGAGCGTGATCCGATCTGCCCGGTTCCTCTGACAAAGTCACTTGAAACCTATCTGAAAGCGCAGGGTGGTTCGGTTGAAACGATCTGGCATCCGGGCGGACATGAGATCCGTTCGAACGAGATCGACGCAATCCGCGATTTCGTGGCGCCTTATTCGGCCTGA
- a CDS encoding DUF454 domain-containing protein, whose translation MRLLYLCLGWLMVATGIVGAFLPVLPTTPFLLLALWFFSRSSPKLERWLLTHSKFGPPLRQWKEKGAIARKAKIAAISAMSVSYTAFWFLSDPPPLRALLVGAVMLGSGLFIITRPDPDA comes from the coding sequence ATGCGCCTCCTATATCTCTGTCTTGGCTGGCTTATGGTCGCAACCGGCATCGTCGGCGCGTTTCTTCCCGTTTTGCCGACCACACCCTTTCTGCTGCTTGCCTTGTGGTTCTTTTCGCGCTCCTCGCCGAAGCTCGAAAGATGGCTGCTCACCCATTCGAAATTCGGCCCGCCATTAAGGCAGTGGAAGGAAAAGGGTGCAATTGCCCGAAAAGCGAAAATTGCTGCAATATCAGCTATGTCCGTGAGCTATACCGCTTTCTGGTTTTTGAGCGATCCGCCACCGCTGCGTGCCTTACTGGTTGGCGCCGTGATGCTGGGCTCCGGACTTTTCATCATCACCCGGCCAGACCCGGACGCTTGA
- a CDS encoding NAD(P)H-dependent oxidoreductase — protein sequence MRVLVLHSHPLEESYGRALFHQTCESLKKAGHDVDACNLYEERFDPVLSAHDRRVYHDVPQNADLVRSYCERLLAAEGLVICTPVWNFGFPAMLKGYFDRVWLPGVSFALQDGRLTPTLRHIRKLAAVMTYGATPMRAFLAGNPPKRIVKRVLRGQIKLGAPVRFLAHYDMNNCTAETRSAFMEKVKREMEHF from the coding sequence ATGCGCGTTCTCGTACTGCATTCACACCCGCTGGAAGAGAGTTATGGGCGGGCGCTTTTTCACCAGACTTGCGAAAGCCTGAAAAAAGCGGGCCACGATGTCGATGCCTGCAATCTCTATGAGGAGCGTTTTGACCCTGTTCTGTCCGCACACGACCGGCGCGTCTATCATGACGTTCCTCAAAACGCCGATCTGGTGCGGTCCTATTGCGAAAGGCTGCTTGCGGCCGAAGGGCTGGTGATCTGCACACCGGTCTGGAATTTCGGTTTCCCGGCAATGCTCAAAGGCTATTTCGATCGCGTATGGCTGCCAGGTGTATCCTTTGCGTTGCAGGATGGCAGGCTGACGCCAACGCTCCGACATATCCGCAAACTCGCAGCTGTCATGACCTATGGCGCCACACCCATGCGCGCCTTTCTGGCCGGCAACCCACCCAAACGCATCGTCAAGCGTGTACTTCGCGGGCAGATAAAGCTCGGCGCCCCGGTCAGATTTCTCGCGCACTACGACATGAACAATTGCACCGCCGAGACCCGCTCTGCCTTCATGGAAAAGGTCAAACGGGAAATGGAGCATTTCTGA
- a CDS encoding heme ABC transporter ATP-binding protein, which translates to MIRAENITLIRSGRRLLDGVGVDLKPGKVNVIIGPNGAGKSTLMKVLSGEMRADQGVVAYNDIDISVYKPAQLARVRAVLPQNTQLAFPFTALEIVRMGAVAQGALKPEDQARRALAKAGLRGFEQRSYNVLSGGEQQRVQFARALAQVPNPVENGEVRALFLDEPTASLDIGHQIAVLETARDFASAGGLVLAILHDLNLAAEFADQLIVMHDGRVTASGPSFETISDDTIARVYGIGGVVGRLPAAHIPYVLPQSRHR; encoded by the coding sequence ATGATCCGGGCTGAAAATATCACGCTCATCCGCTCTGGTCGCCGTCTCCTGGATGGTGTCGGCGTTGATCTGAAACCAGGTAAGGTCAATGTCATCATTGGTCCGAACGGGGCGGGAAAATCCACCTTGATGAAGGTGCTCTCAGGTGAGATGCGCGCTGACCAGGGTGTCGTCGCTTACAACGATATCGACATCTCGGTCTACAAGCCCGCGCAACTGGCGCGGGTCCGGGCTGTGTTGCCGCAGAACACGCAGCTTGCCTTCCCCTTCACGGCGCTGGAAATCGTCCGCATGGGAGCGGTGGCGCAAGGCGCGCTGAAGCCGGAAGATCAGGCTCGACGGGCGCTTGCCAAGGCCGGACTTCGCGGCTTCGAGCAGCGATCCTACAATGTTCTCTCTGGAGGCGAGCAACAGCGGGTGCAATTTGCCCGCGCTTTGGCGCAGGTTCCCAATCCGGTCGAAAATGGCGAGGTTCGCGCCCTGTTTCTGGACGAGCCGACCGCCAGCCTCGATATTGGCCATCAGATCGCGGTGCTGGAAACGGCGCGCGATTTTGCTTCGGCAGGCGGCCTGGTTCTTGCTATCCTCCATGACCTCAATCTTGCGGCGGAGTTTGCCGATCAACTTATCGTCATGCACGACGGGCGGGTCACAGCCAGCGGGCCGTCCTTCGAGACGATCAGCGACGATACGATCGCGCGGGTTTACGGCATTGGTGGTGTTGTCGGACGGCTGCCCGCCGCTCATATCCCCTACGTACTACCACAGTCGCGGCATCGCTGA
- a CDS encoding siderophore-interacting protein has product MSLLSAETSVALADPLAIVNAFEDHFAEHMDMRRDGATVRFKAEYGHGSFSAEGGRFAARVNCVSENVLMSVKAMVAEHIVEFSGETGLDFRWVGHGADQRELPNLFVGKIARAYNLTPNMRRLVVSVENGIEKLVTSGMHVRLLLVPDQGRAPVWPYLSQTGAIIWPEGDDLLTRRIYTIRSGDIEGGEVHIDFVMHEGDHMPGAHFGATAKPGDVVGIIGASGVCPEADRYVFAGDETALPVMLRMAAEMPAGKKLSVYAEIDNEAERQDVVCAADVEWTWLYRRGKPAGTSGLIEQALRGHAFAENHDGQHVFVACEKSEARAAKAFLTDEVGIPKASLRSVGYWTMGASDDH; this is encoded by the coding sequence GTGTCTCTTCTATCCGCTGAAACCTCTGTTGCACTCGCCGATCCGCTCGCCATCGTAAATGCCTTTGAGGACCATTTCGCCGAGCATATGGATATGCGCCGCGATGGCGCGACGGTTCGTTTCAAGGCGGAATACGGTCACGGCAGCTTCAGCGCGGAGGGCGGCCGGTTTGCGGCGCGGGTCAACTGCGTGTCTGAAAACGTGCTGATGTCCGTAAAGGCCATGGTGGCGGAGCATATCGTTGAGTTTTCCGGCGAGACAGGTCTCGATTTCCGTTGGGTCGGCCATGGCGCGGATCAGCGCGAATTGCCCAATCTCTTCGTCGGCAAGATTGCACGCGCCTATAACCTGACACCCAACATGCGTCGTCTGGTGGTGTCTGTCGAAAACGGCATTGAGAAACTGGTCACCAGCGGCATGCATGTCCGATTGCTTCTGGTTCCCGACCAGGGCCGTGCGCCGGTCTGGCCTTATCTTTCCCAAACCGGAGCAATCATCTGGCCGGAAGGCGATGATCTGTTGACCCGGCGTATCTATACGATCCGATCAGGTGATATCGAGGGTGGTGAAGTTCATATCGATTTCGTCATGCACGAGGGCGACCACATGCCGGGTGCGCATTTTGGTGCGACGGCGAAACCAGGCGATGTTGTCGGCATAATCGGTGCCAGTGGTGTTTGCCCGGAGGCCGACCGTTATGTGTTTGCTGGTGACGAGACGGCGCTGCCGGTGATGTTGCGGATGGCGGCGGAGATGCCGGCTGGTAAAAAGCTCAGCGTCTATGCGGAGATTGACAACGAGGCAGAGCGTCAGGATGTCGTCTGCGCTGCCGACGTCGAATGGACCTGGCTCTATCGTCGTGGCAAGCCGGCGGGAACATCGGGTCTGATCGAGCAGGCTCTGCGCGGCCATGCCTTCGCAGAGAACCACGATGGTCAGCATGTTTTCGTTGCCTGCGAAAAAAGCGAAGCACGTGCTGCCAAAGCATTTCTGACGGATGAAGTCGGTATTCCCAAAGCCTCGTTGCGGTCTGTCGGATATTGGACGATGGGTGCGTCTGACGACCACTGA
- a CDS encoding lactoylglutathione lyase, which translates to MAKLIHSMVRVLDEKRSVEFYRQAFGLEVAERAEFENFTLIYLSNAEGDFELELTVNKGREVPYALGDGYGHLAVSVADVEAEHQRFTELGLSAGKIIEADYKGAPFAKYFFICDPDGYKIEVLQRGNRFK; encoded by the coding sequence ATGGCCAAGCTAATCCACTCGATGGTCCGGGTGCTGGACGAAAAACGTTCGGTGGAGTTTTACAGGCAGGCTTTCGGACTTGAGGTTGCGGAACGCGCCGAGTTCGAGAATTTCACTCTCATCTATCTCAGCAATGCCGAGGGCGATTTCGAGCTTGAACTGACGGTCAACAAGGGACGAGAAGTGCCTTACGCTCTGGGCGACGGTTACGGTCATCTTGCTGTCAGCGTTGCAGATGTGGAAGCCGAGCATCAACGCTTTACCGAGCTTGGCCTGTCGGCTGGCAAGATCATCGAGGCCGATTACAAAGGCGCTCCATTTGCAAAATATTTCTTCATCTGCGATCCGGATGGATACAAGATTGAAGTGCTGCAACGCGGCAACCGGTTCAAGTAA